DNA sequence from the Centropristis striata isolate RG_2023a ecotype Rhode Island chromosome 17, C.striata_1.0, whole genome shotgun sequence genome:
agagcataaCTGGTTGCGATACCCttagacctgtccagggtgtagccTGCTCCTCAccctgcactgtaaaacatttctgtagattttatggtgaaaaactgttaaaccatgacagtaaaagactgtaaaatgataaatgggttaattcagtttcagtaacaatgaaacactgtaaatcagccgaaacagtaatctttttggggggggaaaaatacattactgcaCCACAAagatatacaagccatcatttttgcatttatttttggtaaaaatattttctcactgttaaatgtactaaacaccatatctctaacagaaatatactgtaatatttaatgttaaaatctttaaatcatttaagtattttcttgtcaattatatggcagaacagtgttgcgtttgatggaaaaactttatttttttaaagtaaaatatgggataaaatggcaatcttaaacatgaaatcaacagtgccaatatcattttaccgtgaTATTACAAAaggttgcaccgtatttattgcGGTAAAGttccgtttttttaccgtaaaaagttgttttttttttacagtgtgtcagCTGAGATCAGAAACTGTACACCCCAATTTTAGGTTGTTTAAGTTGGAACAATGCCCTTTAAAAACACATCTTGAATGCTGTAGCATTAAATAAACCAGGAAGCCATTATATTAGGTAGTGTGAGCCACCTTGTTGCCacttaatataaaatgtattcagcCGTTCACATGTTAGTGATCTTGCTGCAGAAGCTTTGTTAGAGTTATTTTATcaacttgagtcacaatactgAAAACAAGACACATGAAGGTTAGATTAAAAATAGTTTAATCATGATTCAGAGTTAGACATATCATTTACTCAGTTCATTAATGTATTTACAATAGTTTAAAAATTATTACAATCAATGCAGCAACTGTAGTGATTTCAGAAACCACGGTCCAAAACTTTACCAGACTGCTTGATCTGCAACTGAACAGTTCAAGTCCTGCTTGACCTGCTGACAAgctcaaattaaaaataaaaaaatataaaaattatatacacAAATGCCCTGGGGGAAAGAGGGTAAAAATtgtataaaacaaatatatatttaagtcgTGGCGTTGTTCAGTGCTGATTAGTTTCTCCCGAGGACACTCCGTTAGAGCGCCCTGTTAGAGCGCCCTGTTAGAGCGCCCTGTTAGAGCGCCCTGTTAGAGCGCCCTGTTAGAGCGCCCTGTTAGAGCGCCCTGTTAGAGCGCCCTGTTAGAGCGCCCTGTTAGAGCGCCCTGTTAGAGCGCCCTGTTAGAGCGCCCTGTTAGAGCGCCCTGTTAGAGCGCCCTGTTAGAGCGCCCTGTTAGAGCGCCCTGTTAGAGCGCCCTGTTAGAGCGCCCTGTTGTCCCAGATCTCCTGGGCCTTGCTGctctccagctgctgcaggtggaTGGCGAGCGGCAGCAGCAGGTCGCTCAGGTGCTGACTGGAGAAGGTGAAGGCGTTGTGGGCGGTAGCCTCCGCGGGCGGGGTGTTGAGAGGGGAggctgaaggaggagaggaggaggtggaggaaacgggcgaggaggaggagagggaaggtAGTCCTGAGCTGGCGGGGGACAGCAGGGCGCTCTGCTCGTAGGCTTTCATCTTGCTGGGCAGGCCGTGCTGGAAGCGGCAGCGCGTGCCGTACAGGCAGAAACCGAAGGAGCTGAAGGTGCGGCACAGGGCGCCACGTGGCTTCCACTCCTTGGACTGCGGTTGGAGCTGGGGGCTGGAAACCGTTGGCGGCATCTTCTCCTCGCCATTATCAGGCGACTCCGGACTagtggcggcggcggcggctcCGTCCTCCACGTGCAGGAAGGTGCAGCGGGTGCCGAACGGACAGACGCCGAAGGAGCGGAAGGTGCGACAGGGGACGTTCTTGCGGCGGCGCATGGCGGGACGCCGCTCGCTGGCGTTGTGGACGAACAGGCAGCGGCTGCCGTAGTAACAGTAGCCGGTGGTGTGGAAGGTGCGACACAGCTCCGTCTTGTATTTGGGGTGGCGGAACGGGACGTGGAGCTCGTGGAGGCCGTGGGCGAACTGGCAGCGCTCGGCGTACTTGCAGAAACCGGTAGCGGAGTAGCTGTTGCACAGCTCCGTCTTGTAGCGGGTGGAGCAGACCCAGGGGAGGAGCGGAGGGGAGGAGGACTCCACCAGGGGGAGCAGGGCCCGAGCCAAGGAGAGACCTTCACCTCCTTCTCCATCTGACTCCTCGCAGGACAGCAGGTTGTCCACCAGCTCCTCGTCCTGGTAGGAAGGCAGGAACAGGTCGTCACTACTGGTCTGAAACAGAAAGAAGAGTTTGAGTTGAGCAGGAAACAATAAAGGCCTGATGCAATCTGTTCCTCTaactcaggggtctcaaactcgcggcccaattgcggccctcgtcacgatattttgtggcccccaccttgatatgaaagtttaatgtgagttttatatgaatgacactttactgtgttgtgtgtggaagggcccttttattacttttttgggtaattttgtctttaataatttgtttcttttttggtaattgtgtgtcttttaaataattttggtacttttttagtaatttttttttttttctgtcattttgtgtctttttggtcattttgtgtatttaacgtaatgtagtgttttttcagtcattttgtcttttgtaattgtgtcttcttttggtcattttgatactgcctccagcagcccccaggtaatttgagtttgagatcccTGCTCTAACTGATTTAACTTGTAGTTAactgtacactcaaaaaaaaataactcattggatgaactcaaattgtgggcagaatttccatccaacaaatatatgtagcccgaactcaaaacaagtgcatcgatggaatataatgtatttgagttaatgtagctcactttttttttttacatttggtcaaactcaaattaaaaacatgtatgcattgtatttaaattgagttacctcaactcatttatgtcaaggagagctaaaataaagaaactgttCCTTCAatctaaaaacatagaattggaaaactgaaagtcattctttttgggttgaagggaaggacaggggagtaaattaatacatttaggttacacttcttaaactacttttgatttgattttaattgatatattttcattggataaacaatacattaatgcgtcacatctaagaagggcttgaatcattttgAGTGTAGTTCAGTCTTTCTGCAAAGCTCAGAGATGTTTGATAGTTTCCacacaatgcatttttaatatcaCAATGCACCAACAGTCATTTTATTAAGCCTGCCATTTTATTCATGTCCATATTGCATCTGAAATATGCTCCATTGAGTGCCTCTTATTACAGGGAATTGAAGCATTCATGGCCTGGATGCAGTGGGTCATACTTGCAAGAATTGCAGCATTGactacacaaaatgatttagtGTCTAAAATGTTATTGCTCATTATATTTTACTAAGGGCCTGTTAAACTGGGAGTAGTGAAAGATATAAGAAATTGGGTTGGCTctgatatttttaaatttgtctACCAGGAAAATTAGCATCCAGGCAACTTCTAAGGACCCTACTGGTGTCCATTACCATGTTGCCAAAACCAGCGTATGGGCCATAGAGTTTGTTTGGTGGCCATCTTGAACTCAAAATGACAGACATcatacaaatataaattaacCTAGTCTCATAATTGACACAAATGTCCGATTGACCGATTAATCTCCACCTCACCAATATCTTCTGTGCCAACAGGAGGATGAAGCAGTCATACATGGTCAACATGTGACTATGTGCTTGAATCCATATAAGCAGAGAACCACCCTCACACAGCCACTTTAGTAgtaacattttagatttatttatttttaaacaaggTGATCTTTGTCCTTGTAGGCATTCTGCTTCAGGAGGACTGAAAAGCAGCATTTTTTGCCACTCATGAGGCCATTCTTCAACCATGGCAACATGGAAATATTTaagaaatttaaaagaaaacgaTGCCATGAGGGTCTACATTACTCCTGCTGGACTAAATGTATGGAATTAAACATGTTGCTGAGATTAATACAGCATTAGGATTAAACCCTCCATGGTTTGTTCAGTGTTTAACTACAGCTCCCAGGAGTTTACCAACACAGCAAAATACAATGTAGTTTAAGAAAAATGCTTCCAATGATTTCAATTaattagaaaaacatttaaaaaaaaatgcatttgacacattttgaagTGGTATTGTTGCATGTAATAACACTACATGCTGGAGAGAGAAGTGACACCATTTCTATATTTCTTACCTTAAACATGGCGGCAGGATGTGGGAGGTGAGCCGGCGGAACAAacggagaagaaggagaagaagaagaagaagaagaagaagaagcctgCTGTGTCCCGGTGCTGTTAGCAGACTGGCGCGGACCCAAACCCTCCTGCTCTGTTATGGAGTCACAAGCAAAGGACCAAAGCTCCCCGCTGGTCTTTTAAAGCGCCGCTCACCTCCCGCCTCCACTCATAACGAGCATCAGGTGTGCTCGAACGCTACGTCACAGCTCCGTCTCAATCCACCAATCAGATGCGAGGAGCGCGCTAGACCAGGGACCAATCCGGTGGTCCGTTGGCTGTctttgtccggcccgcgtgaggttacccagaaattagaaatcaatataaccgcagtgcttttattttgaaaaaaaaattagcaaacattagcattagcactagagctaaaaagcacttttactatagttaagacaacaaatatagccactaatatatatgacagaataaaataaactctaacaaaccttgtgtcctgtcagtcagccactatagaagcctttttcatactttatatcaactttatatgaattactacgcactcgttattatttaccgttcgttttttcatttaaccgttctaccggttatttcctgtcactacctttcaaaatgaaagcacccgtttcacactggacggcaccttttcaataTAAAAGCATctcaacattgttaaacacc
Encoded proteins:
- the cth1 gene encoding cysteine three histidine 1, which produces MFKTSSDDLFLPSYQDEELVDNLLSCEESDGEGGEGLSLARALLPLVESSSPPLLPWVCSTRYKTELCNSYSATGFCKYAERCQFAHGLHELHVPFRHPKYKTELCRTFHTTGYCYYGSRCLFVHNASERRPAMRRRKNVPCRTFRSFGVCPFGTRCTFLHVEDGAAAAATSPESPDNGEEKMPPTVSSPQLQPQSKEWKPRGALCRTFSSFGFCLYGTRCRFQHGLPSKMKAYEQSALLSPASSGLPSLSSSSPVSSTSSSPPSASPLNTPPAEATAHNAFTFSSQHLSDLLLPLAIHLQQLESSKAQEIWDNRAL